In Desulfovibrio litoralis DSM 11393, a genomic segment contains:
- the nifJ gene encoding pyruvate:ferredoxin (flavodoxin) oxidoreductase has protein sequence MSKKMKTMDGNTAAAYIAYALSDTAAIYPITPSSVMGEVADEWASKGKKNIFDQVVQIRQLQSEAGAAGATHGSLAAGALTTTFTASQGLLLMVPNMYKIAGELLPSVFHVSARALAAQALSIFGDHQDVMAARQTGFAFLASSSVQEVMDLALVSHMATLETSVPFCHFFDGFRTSHEVSKIEEISYDEIKSLINHDKIAEFRQNGMRPENPQVRGTAQNPDVYFQSREAANSFYEAVPNIVQACMDKVAKVTGRKHHLFDYVGHPKAKYVVVCMGSACETLEEVVNYLVAKGQKVGLVKVRLFRPFSPKALLRAIPVTAQNIAVLDRTKEPGALGEPLYLDICTAFMEAKIRPNIVGGRYGLGSKDFTPAMAKAVFDNLLSIEPKNHFTVGIEDDVTYTSLAIEENLNTVPAGTVQCKFFGLGADGTVGANKQAIKIIGDNTDLYAQGYFAYDSKKSGGFTVSHLRFGKDPIQSTYLVNSADYIACHKSAYVNQYDILEGIKEGGVFVLNSEWNTIADMEKELPVAMKRTIAAKKLKFYNVDAVKVAGEVGLGGRINMIMQTAFFKLSNVLPFEQAVALLKESIKKTYGNKGDKIVNQNIEAVDKAINAIQEVKYPESWINTTESACSSCFDTCNTCGSEGLNEYVESVVRPILAQKGDTLPVSSFSPDGVTPLGTAAYEKRGVAIDVPEWQSENCIQCTQCSYVCPHAAIRPILATADELEGAPASFKTIDAIGKELKDHKLKFRMQVYAQDCLGCGSCAEVCPAKQKALVMKPIATQLADQVANLKFADCNVSLKSDLMPRDTLKGSQLQQPLLEFSGACAGCGETPYVKLITQLFGERMMIANATGCSSIWGASDPTTPYCTNQDGHGPAWGNSLFEDAAEYGYGFNMAITQGRSKLADLVKEAKELDIPAELKTAMNNWLTNMDDAELSKQYGEEVLAHLGSSLNYPIMHQIWHMSDMFTKKSIWIFGGDGWAYDIGFGGVDHVIASGQDINIFVMDTEVYSNTGGQSSKATPLGAIAKFANAGKRIGKKDLGAIAMTYGYVYVASISMGANKQQALKAIKEAEAYKGPSIVIAYAPCINQGIRKGMGKSMEEGKLAVESGYWPLYRYNPELVAEGKNPLTLDSKAPDGTLQSFLSGENRYAQLEKMEPEVSKTLRAEIEKDYIRRYNHLKQLAGLPPVSDKIEG, from the coding sequence ATGTCTAAGAAAATGAAAACTATGGACGGCAACACCGCCGCCGCATATATCGCATATGCACTAAGTGATACAGCCGCTATCTACCCTATTACTCCTTCTTCCGTAATGGGTGAAGTTGCTGACGAATGGGCCTCAAAAGGTAAAAAGAATATTTTTGATCAAGTAGTTCAAATACGCCAGCTTCAATCAGAAGCCGGTGCTGCCGGAGCGACTCACGGGTCTTTGGCTGCCGGAGCTTTAACCACTACGTTTACAGCATCTCAAGGCTTGCTCTTGATGGTGCCTAATATGTATAAAATTGCCGGCGAACTCTTACCGAGCGTATTCCACGTTTCTGCAAGAGCTTTGGCCGCTCAAGCCCTCTCTATTTTTGGCGATCATCAAGACGTTATGGCGGCTCGCCAAACCGGTTTTGCTTTCCTTGCTTCTTCTTCTGTTCAAGAAGTTATGGACTTAGCCTTGGTCTCTCATATGGCAACTTTAGAGACTTCCGTACCTTTCTGTCATTTCTTTGATGGATTCCGTACTTCTCACGAAGTTTCAAAAATCGAAGAAATCAGCTATGATGAAATTAAATCTTTGATAAATCACGATAAAATCGCTGAGTTCCGCCAAAACGGAATGCGTCCTGAAAACCCACAAGTACGTGGAACAGCTCAAAACCCTGATGTTTATTTCCAATCTCGTGAAGCTGCTAATAGTTTTTATGAGGCCGTACCTAATATCGTTCAAGCTTGTATGGATAAAGTAGCCAAAGTAACGGGAAGAAAACACCACCTCTTTGATTATGTCGGACACCCAAAAGCAAAATACGTTGTTGTTTGTATGGGTTCTGCCTGTGAAACATTGGAAGAAGTAGTAAATTATCTCGTTGCCAAGGGCCAAAAAGTCGGCTTGGTAAAAGTTCGTTTATTCCGTCCTTTCAGCCCAAAAGCTTTATTGCGTGCAATTCCCGTAACAGCTCAAAACATCGCTGTTCTTGATCGTACAAAAGAACCCGGAGCATTAGGCGAACCTTTATATCTTGACATTTGTACCGCTTTTATGGAAGCAAAAATTCGTCCGAATATCGTTGGCGGTCGTTATGGTCTTGGCTCTAAAGACTTTACTCCGGCTATGGCAAAAGCAGTTTTTGACAACCTTCTCTCTATCGAACCTAAAAACCACTTTACTGTTGGTATAGAAGACGATGTTACCTATACATCTTTAGCGATCGAAGAAAACTTAAATACCGTACCTGCCGGAACCGTACAGTGTAAATTCTTTGGTCTTGGTGCTGACGGAACTGTTGGAGCTAACAAACAAGCTATTAAAATTATTGGTGATAACACAGATTTATACGCTCAAGGTTACTTTGCTTATGACTCTAAAAAGTCAGGCGGTTTTACCGTTTCTCACTTACGTTTCGGTAAAGATCCAATTCAATCAACTTACCTTGTAAACAGTGCCGATTACATTGCCTGTCATAAATCTGCTTATGTAAATCAATATGATATACTCGAAGGCATCAAAGAAGGCGGAGTTTTTGTTCTTAACTCTGAGTGGAACACTATTGCCGATATGGAAAAAGAATTGCCTGTAGCAATGAAGCGTACTATCGCCGCTAAAAAACTTAAATTCTACAACGTTGACGCCGTAAAAGTTGCCGGTGAAGTTGGTCTTGGCGGACGTATTAACATGATCATGCAAACAGCTTTCTTTAAACTTTCAAATGTATTGCCATTTGAACAAGCTGTTGCATTATTAAAAGAATCCATCAAAAAAACCTATGGCAACAAAGGCGACAAGATCGTTAACCAAAACATCGAAGCCGTTGATAAAGCCATTAACGCAATTCAAGAAGTTAAATATCCTGAAAGCTGGATAAACACTACCGAATCTGCTTGCTCAAGCTGTTTTGATACTTGCAACACCTGTGGTAGTGAAGGACTCAATGAATACGTTGAAAGTGTTGTTCGCCCAATTTTAGCTCAAAAAGGCGATACACTTCCTGTTTCTTCCTTCTCTCCTGATGGTGTTACTCCTTTAGGAACAGCCGCTTATGAAAAACGTGGCGTAGCAATTGATGTTCCTGAGTGGCAATCTGAAAACTGTATCCAATGTACACAGTGTTCTTATGTTTGTCCTCATGCGGCTATTCGTCCTATTCTTGCAACAGCTGACGAACTCGAAGGTGCTCCTGCAAGCTTTAAAACCATTGACGCTATCGGTAAAGAGCTTAAAGACCACAAACTTAAGTTCCGTATGCAAGTATACGCTCAAGACTGCCTTGGTTGTGGTTCTTGTGCCGAAGTTTGTCCGGCAAAACAAAAAGCTTTGGTTATGAAACCTATTGCTACTCAATTGGCTGATCAGGTTGCTAACCTGAAATTTGCAGATTGCAACGTAAGTCTTAAATCTGACCTCATGCCTCGTGATACCCTTAAAGGATCACAGCTTCAACAGCCTCTTCTCGAATTCTCCGGTGCTTGTGCCGGTTGTGGTGAAACCCCTTATGTAAAATTGATTACTCAACTGTTCGGCGAACGCATGATGATTGCTAACGCTACCGGTTGTAGTTCTATTTGGGGTGCTTCAGATCCAACAACTCCATACTGCACAAACCAAGACGGACACGGTCCTGCTTGGGGTAACTCTTTATTCGAAGACGCCGCCGAATATGGATATGGATTTAATATGGCTATTACTCAAGGGCGTAGCAAACTTGCTGACCTTGTTAAAGAAGCCAAAGAGCTTGATATTCCTGCTGAATTAAAAACAGCAATGAATAACTGGCTTACCAATATGGACGATGCCGAACTTTCTAAGCAATATGGCGAAGAAGTATTGGCACATTTAGGCTCTTCTTTAAACTACCCTATTATGCACCAAATTTGGCATATGTCTGATATGTTTACCAAAAAATCAATCTGGATCTTTGGTGGCGACGGTTGGGCTTATGACATCGGTTTTGGTGGCGTTGACCACGTTATCGCCTCAGGTCAAGATATTAATATCTTTGTTATGGATACCGAAGTTTATTCCAACACAGGTGGACAATCTTCAAAAGCGACTCCTCTCGGTGCTATCGCTAAGTTTGCCAACGCTGGTAAACGTATCGGTAAAAAAGACCTTGGTGCAATCGCCATGACTTACGGTTATGTTTACGTTGCCTCTATTTCTATGGGTGCAAATAAACAACAAGCCCTTAAAGCAATCAAAGAAGCCGAAGCCTACAAAGGTCCTTCTATTGTTATCGCCTACGCTCCTTGTATCAACCAAGGTATCCGTAAAGGCATGGGCAAGAGCATGGAAGAAGGCAAGTTAGCGGTAGAATCAGGCTATTGGCCTCTATATCGCTACAACCCTGAACTTGTTGCTGAGGGTAAAAATCCATTAACACTTGACAGTAAAGCCCCTGATGGAACACTCCAAAGCTTCTTATCAGGCGAAAACCGCTATGCACAACTTGAAAAAATGGAACCGGAAGTTTCTAAAACTCTGCGTGCTGAAATAGAAAAAGATTATATCCGCAGATATAACCATTTGAAACAACTTGCTGGTTTACCACCTGTTTCTGATAAAATAGAAGGTTAA
- a CDS encoding tetratricopeptide repeat protein gives MSQTSQNNPISNSKRNFYLSLLLVSLLFMFCGAAYFQNTHPGHLTIIDTEEKNNKANPNLSEMQHIQELMSALEKDPSNQAILIDLAEHLLQANQLEDAELLLLNASSQNKNSPDIWRLLGMTQYSLKKYNKAAESFEELIKIEKKAEHLYSLGVLYKYFLNNNKKGEAIFNEALSLPNISEDVKEKIKEELKTQSPNNQ, from the coding sequence ATGTCTCAAACTTCTCAAAACAACCCAATCTCAAACTCAAAAAGAAATTTTTACCTCTCTCTTTTACTCGTAAGTCTCTTATTTATGTTTTGCGGTGCGGCTTATTTTCAAAACACCCACCCGGGACATCTTACAATCATAGACACAGAAGAAAAAAACAACAAAGCAAATCCCAACCTAAGTGAAATGCAACACATTCAAGAGCTTATGAGTGCATTGGAAAAAGATCCAAGCAATCAAGCCATATTAATTGATCTTGCCGAACATTTACTGCAAGCCAATCAACTCGAAGATGCAGAGCTGCTTTTATTAAATGCAAGTTCACAAAATAAAAACAGTCCTGATATCTGGCGACTATTAGGCATGACACAATACAGTTTGAAAAAATATAACAAAGCCGCCGAAAGTTTTGAAGAGCTTATTAAAATAGAAAAAAAAGCCGAGCATTTATATAGTTTGGGCGTATTATATAAATATTTTTTGAATAATAACAAAAAGGGAGAAGCTATTTTTAACGAAGCCCTGAGTTTACCAAATATTTCAGAAGACGTTAAAGAAAAAATTAAAGAAGAATTAAAAACGCAAAGTCCTAACAATCAGTAA
- a CDS encoding CcmD family protein codes for MDTINWLMFANIAIWAGLGVYLMFIAFKHQQLVKRISRLELLNPSQNDKP; via the coding sequence ATGGACACAATCAACTGGCTTATGTTTGCAAATATCGCTATCTGGGCAGGGCTTGGTGTATACTTAATGTTTATAGCCTTTAAACACCAACAATTAGTAAAACGCATTTCCCGCCTTGAGCTTTTAAACCCTTCTCAAAATGACAAACCTTAA
- a CDS encoding cytochrome c biogenesis protein, with protein sequence MHTIQTPINSKIDKFIPLLAVLGGLGFSLCQWLIFIYAPVETQMGITQKIFYFHLPFAWWSFISFFVAFVSGILYLYSKNFFWDNLGVAAVEVGVVFCSLALITGSIWARHSWNTWWTWDPRLTTSLVLWFIYVGYLIIRGLEMSKARLATISAVLSIIAFLDVPLVFFSARLWRTVHPAVFGNQNGGLEPEMKLTVFICLFAFMFFWLALVLIRQRQKTLETYLNDKAVQINLDNI encoded by the coding sequence ATGCACACTATACAAACACCCATAAATTCAAAAATCGACAAATTTATCCCTTTATTGGCGGTTTTGGGCGGTCTTGGTTTTTCATTATGCCAATGGTTGATTTTTATATATGCCCCCGTTGAAACTCAAATGGGGATTACTCAAAAGATTTTTTACTTCCACCTGCCTTTTGCTTGGTGGTCGTTTATAAGTTTTTTTGTGGCTTTTGTTTCGGGTATTTTATATTTATATTCCAAAAATTTCTTTTGGGATAATCTTGGCGTTGCTGCCGTTGAAGTCGGCGTCGTTTTTTGCTCCCTCGCTTTAATAACGGGTTCAATTTGGGCAAGGCATTCTTGGAACACTTGGTGGACCTGGGACCCTCGGTTAACAACAAGCCTTGTTCTTTGGTTTATTTATGTGGGCTATTTAATCATCAGAGGGCTTGAAATGTCTAAAGCTCGCTTAGCCACTATCTCAGCCGTTTTAAGCATTATCGCCTTTCTTGACGTCCCTTTGGTCTTTTTTTCAGCAAGGCTCTGGAGAACCGTCCACCCGGCTGTATTCGGAAACCAAAACGGCGGACTCGAACCGGAAATGAAGCTTACGGTTTTTATCTGTTTATTTGCATTTATGTTTTTCTGGCTCGCTTTGGTTTTAATACGCCAACGCCAAAAAACTCTTGAAACCTACTTAAATGATAAAGCCGTACAAATAAATTTAGACAATATTTAA
- a CDS encoding heme exporter protein CcmB, translated as MLKSGLLIASKDLKLSLFSGSSLFQPLVLGLILIFIFSLSRETGDLTPPLAASTIFWLASVFCQVLIFSNLYSIEEQNGARLGLVLSPIPAQSVWLGKAFCGLILLLLSQLVFLPACIVFLGQNINVNAWQSLLGLFLTDIGIISLGSLLGILAQGQSGRESLLSILLFPLLIPILLAGIKNGTVLFGAEDTLDLTNWLSIILAFDGVFIALGLVLFPFLLHGDD; from the coding sequence ATGCTCAAATCAGGACTTTTAATCGCTTCTAAAGATTTGAAACTAAGCCTGTTCTCTGGTTCAAGCTTATTTCAACCCTTAGTTTTGGGTTTAATTTTAATATTTATTTTTAGCCTTTCTCGTGAAACCGGCGACTTAACACCACCCTTGGCCGCCTCAACTATTTTTTGGCTGGCCTCAGTTTTTTGTCAGGTTTTAATTTTCAGCAACTTATATTCAATCGAAGAACAAAACGGAGCAAGACTCGGGCTTGTTCTATCGCCGATACCAGCTCAAAGCGTTTGGCTTGGTAAGGCGTTTTGTGGTTTAATTTTATTATTGTTGTCTCAACTCGTTTTTTTACCGGCTTGCATTGTATTTTTAGGGCAAAACATTAACGTTAACGCATGGCAAAGTTTACTCGGGCTTTTCTTAACCGATATAGGAATAATCTCGCTCGGCTCTCTGTTGGGTATTTTAGCCCAAGGACAAAGCGGGCGTGAATCTTTACTCTCTATTTTGTTATTCCCTTTACTTATTCCGATTTTATTGGCAGGAATAAAAAACGGAACTGTATTATTTGGGGCTGAAGACACGCTCGATCTAACAAATTGGCTCAGTATTATTCTTGCCTTTGACGGAGTTTTTATTGCCCTCGGCTTAGTTTTGTTCCCATTTTTGTTACACGGAGATGATTAA
- a CDS encoding ABC transporter ATP-binding protein, with amino-acid sequence MSELLKTTQLAKFYGQRLIFKEVNFIIKTGTITLLIGNNGSGKSTLMKILAGLTPASIGKVENKVSPLKLAYLGHQTFIYPQLTALENLMFWAKLYNQYQDEPSSKKELTKQIESVLDKVSLRAFAEEKAGTFSRGMAQRLNLARVFLQKPKLILLDEPSTGLDLNSINMLQQAVLEAKQNNTAIVWISHNINEDIKIADSVIMLGKAKMLYSGNAENFDCNLMTEQG; translated from the coding sequence ATGTCAGAACTGTTAAAAACAACACAGTTAGCTAAGTTTTATGGACAAAGGTTAATTTTTAAAGAAGTTAACTTTATCATCAAAACAGGAACAATCACTCTGTTGATCGGCAATAACGGTTCGGGAAAATCAACGTTAATGAAAATACTGGCAGGGTTAACGCCTGCCAGTATCGGAAAAGTCGAAAACAAAGTATCTCCCTTAAAACTGGCTTATCTTGGACATCAAACCTTTATATATCCACAATTAACAGCTTTGGAAAACTTGATGTTTTGGGCTAAGTTATATAACCAATATCAAGACGAACCAAGTTCAAAAAAAGAACTGACAAAACAAATTGAAAGCGTGCTTGATAAAGTATCTTTGCGTGCTTTTGCCGAAGAAAAAGCCGGAACTTTTTCAAGAGGAATGGCACAACGCCTAAATTTAGCTCGTGTTTTTTTACAAAAACCAAAACTTATTTTATTGGACGAACCCTCAACAGGACTAGATTTAAACTCCATCAATATGTTGCAACAAGCAGTTTTGGAAGCAAAACAAAATAATACGGCAATCGTTTGGATTAGTCATAATATAAATGAAGACATAAAAATTGCCGATTCTGTAATCATGCTCGGAAAAGCCAAAATGCTCTACTCGGGAAATGCAGAAAACTTTGACTGTAATTTAATGACGGAACAAGGTTAA
- a CDS encoding heme lyase CcmF/NrfE family subunit encodes MQTVAYLILTGAFLFALFFSAMATWHVINKEKYPSPNKGGDSDFNLISSLGWTEKSQLAITALLSVASLILLNALATSDFSFHYVYSYTDLNLPKFYKLTAFWAGQSGSMLFWAWSVAIFGVFFLFSKSYTHLTPTTKMIFWALFLSIMGFFLLILTGWSNPFITFITEQSDGKGLNPLLQHPGMIFHPPLLFLGYGGFVIPGCLALAQFLSGKRQEEGSWIELSRPFILIAWLLLTAGIVLGAWWAYMELGWGGYWAWDPVENASLIPWLIATAFIHTSIIETRRNKLHRTNAFLISLTTISAFFATYLVRSGIVESVHAFGDGGVGTPLLSFILISTFFASGVAFFSNTNQAQDSELAQPFSKEGLLLLTTSILLLLSLVITLATLWPVLSEVFSGKSMGLDASFYNKVCLPFFSLLALLLVFCPWIKWKGGIRNNIIAILLLLTITGTAVTVYMFGYKLPSGSLLPHISVGFAVAIMLNFIFLYIKDKNMSSDFGTLAAHGIHFGLALIVLGIAMSGPFKEENQDVVLNINESFTLGGYSFTLKELNVADAKTYSYLEAVLAISKDGKELGIMRPEQRRYHNFGNQTFLESDTLDHIGQELYASVFGVDEQNRAVLNISLHPMVNLIWIGGVIMSIFPILGIFRRKKVLGKKADWSIDNSNTDSE; translated from the coding sequence ATGCAAACCGTTGCCTATCTTATCCTCACGGGAGCCTTTTTATTTGCTTTATTTTTTTCCGCTATGGCAACATGGCACGTTATCAATAAAGAAAAGTATCCTTCGCCCAATAAAGGCGGAGATTCTGACTTTAACTTAATATCAAGCTTAGGTTGGACAGAAAAAAGCCAATTGGCAATAACGGCTCTTTTGTCGGTTGCCTCTCTAATTTTGTTAAATGCCTTAGCAACAAGCGACTTTTCTTTTCATTACGTCTATTCTTATACAGACTTAAACCTACCTAAATTTTATAAACTTACTGCATTTTGGGCAGGGCAATCAGGTTCAATGTTGTTTTGGGCTTGGTCAGTCGCAATCTTCGGCGTTTTCTTTTTGTTTTCAAAATCTTATACCCATTTGACTCCAACAACAAAAATGATTTTTTGGGCTTTGTTTCTTTCTATTATGGGATTTTTCCTTTTAATTTTAACAGGTTGGTCTAACCCCTTTATTACCTTTATTACAGAACAAAGCGACGGTAAAGGGCTAAACCCATTATTACAACACCCCGGAATGATCTTCCACCCGCCTTTATTGTTTTTAGGTTACGGCGGATTTGTTATTCCCGGCTGTTTGGCGTTAGCTCAATTTTTATCAGGCAAACGACAAGAAGAAGGTTCTTGGATAGAACTTTCAAGACCGTTTATTTTAATTGCTTGGCTTTTATTGACCGCCGGAATAGTGCTTGGTGCTTGGTGGGCATATATGGAACTTGGTTGGGGCGGATATTGGGCTTGGGACCCTGTTGAAAACGCTTCTTTAATTCCTTGGCTGATTGCAACCGCCTTTATACATACCTCAATTATTGAAACACGTCGTAATAAATTGCACAGAACCAACGCGTTCTTAATTAGTTTAACTACTATTTCGGCTTTTTTTGCTACTTATCTTGTACGCAGCGGTATAGTCGAATCTGTTCATGCCTTTGGTGATGGCGGAGTCGGAACGCCTCTTTTAAGCTTTATTCTAATAAGCACATTCTTTGCTAGTGGTGTGGCATTTTTTTCAAACACCAATCAAGCCCAAGATAGTGAGCTGGCACAACCGTTTAGCAAAGAAGGTTTATTGCTTCTCACAACCTCTATTCTGCTCCTGCTTTCCCTTGTCATAACGCTCGCTACTCTATGGCCTGTATTATCAGAAGTATTTAGCGGAAAAAGTATGGGCTTGGACGCATCTTTTTACAACAAAGTCTGTCTTCCTTTTTTCAGCTTATTGGCTTTATTGCTTGTTTTTTGTCCGTGGATCAAGTGGAAAGGCGGAATACGCAATAATATAATCGCTATTTTATTGCTACTTACAATTACGGGAACTGCCGTTACTGTTTATATGTTTGGTTATAAACTTCCTTCAGGTTCGCTTTTACCCCATATAAGCGTTGGATTCGCCGTTGCAATAATGCTCAACTTTATCTTTTTATATATCAAAGATAAAAACATGAGTTCTGATTTCGGTACTCTTGCCGCACACGGAATACACTTCGGTCTGGCTTTAATTGTCTTGGGAATAGCCATGTCAGGGCCATTCAAAGAAGAAAATCAAGATGTTGTTTTAAACATTAACGAAAGTTTTACACTAGGCGGTTATAGCTTTACCTTAAAAGAGTTAAACGTTGCTGATGCAAAAACTTATTCTTATCTTGAAGCGGTTTTGGCAATCAGCAAAGACGGTAAAGAATTAGGTATAATGAGACCGGAACAACGCCGTTATCATAATTTCGGCAATCAAACCTTTTTGGAATCAGATACCCTTGACCATATCGGACAAGAATTATACGCTTCTGTTTTCGGAGTAGACGAACAAAACAGAGCCGTTTTAAACATCAGCCTTCACCCTATGGTTAACCTAATTTGGATAGGCGGAGTAATCATGTCTATATTCCCTATTTTAGGCATATTCAGAAGAAAAAAAGTATTGGGCAAAAAAGCTGACTGGTCTATAGATAATTCCAACACAGATTCGGAGTAA
- a CDS encoding cytochrome c maturation protein CcmE, giving the protein MNGKKNNKAYLIALVFFLCGAGYLIFSGFSENSIYFLNVSEALAMPTEERKAARLFGTVGEENLQIPSPGSKNALIFKLQDKDMNNQNIIVQYKGTIPDTFKAGVEVIVEGSFDQSGSNFVAKTLMTKCPSKYEKENRETGKQKV; this is encoded by the coding sequence ATGAACGGAAAAAAAAATAATAAAGCCTATCTGATTGCCTTGGTTTTTTTCTTATGCGGTGCTGGCTATTTAATATTTTCAGGCTTTTCGGAAAATTCAATTTATTTTCTAAATGTCTCCGAAGCTCTGGCTATGCCAACAGAAGAACGTAAAGCCGCCCGTCTTTTCGGAACGGTTGGTGAAGAAAATTTACAGATTCCTTCTCCGGGAAGCAAAAACGCTCTCATCTTTAAATTACAAGACAAAGATATGAACAATCAAAACATTATTGTTCAATATAAAGGAACTATTCCGGATACTTTTAAAGCAGGCGTCGAAGTTATCGTAGAAGGAAGTTTTGATCAGAGCGGCTCAAATTTTGTGGCCAAAACACTAATGACCAAGTGTCCTTCAAAATATGAAAAAGAAAATCGAGAAACCGGAAAACAAAAAGTTTAA